One stretch of Brevibacillus laterosporus DNA includes these proteins:
- a CDS encoding acryloyl-CoA reductase: protein MQDIYRAFVLDVMDGQSNMQIQERSIADLPDGEVTIRVAYSSVNFKDGMATIPNRIIRKYPMVPGIDMAGVVIASTDERYQIGDQVIATSYEIGVSHPGGFSEIARVPAKWVVPLPNGLTMKEAMILGTAGFTAALSIVRLEENGLSKEQGPVLVTGSTGGVGSVAVDILAKSGYEVTASTGKESEHAYLKELGATNILHRNEVIATDEKPMRQQLWAGAVDPVGGKTLEYILSTLKYGGSVAVSGLTGGVDVATSVYPFILRGVNLLGIDSVYCPMNKREKVWQRLATDLKPQHLTDQMAKEITLEELSVTLSQILEGQIRGRTIVKL from the coding sequence ATGCAAGATATCTATCGCGCATTTGTATTGGATGTGATGGATGGCCAATCCAACATGCAGATACAAGAACGGTCTATAGCAGATTTGCCAGATGGAGAGGTAACGATTCGTGTTGCCTATTCCAGTGTTAATTTCAAAGACGGCATGGCGACGATCCCGAATCGCATAATCCGCAAATACCCTATGGTTCCGGGTATTGATATGGCTGGAGTCGTAATCGCTTCTACGGATGAGCGCTACCAAATAGGCGATCAGGTTATTGCTACAAGCTATGAAATAGGTGTGTCACATCCAGGCGGGTTTAGCGAAATTGCTAGAGTACCAGCTAAATGGGTCGTGCCTTTACCAAATGGTTTGACGATGAAAGAAGCCATGATTTTGGGAACAGCAGGTTTTACAGCAGCCTTATCAATTGTGCGCCTAGAGGAGAATGGTTTGTCTAAAGAACAAGGTCCTGTATTGGTTACTGGTTCTACAGGTGGTGTTGGTAGTGTCGCCGTTGATATTCTAGCAAAAAGCGGATATGAGGTAACGGCCAGTACGGGTAAAGAGAGTGAGCATGCTTATTTAAAAGAACTAGGAGCAACAAACATTTTGCATCGTAATGAGGTTATTGCTACGGACGAAAAACCAATGCGTCAACAGCTTTGGGCTGGAGCCGTAGATCCAGTCGGGGGGAAAACATTAGAGTACATACTTTCTACCCTCAAGTATGGAGGTTCGGTAGCCGTAAGTGGTTTAACCGGAGGAGTGGACGTGGCTACGAGTGTATACCCGTTCATTTTACGAGGAGTGAACCTATTAGGGATAGATTCAGTCTATTGCCCGATGAATAAACGTGAAAAGGTATGGCAGCGCCTCGCAACCGATCTGAAACCACAACATTTGACAGATCAGATGGCGAAGGAAATTACGTTGGAAGAATTATCAGTGACCCTTTCTCAAATTTTAGAGGGTCAAATACGTGGCAGAACAATTGTGAAATTGTAA
- a CDS encoding dicarboxylate/amino acid:cation symporter — translation MKKLGLLPKIILGIILGVIIGSISPEWIVKGFATFSGIFSNFLNFIIPLIIIGFIAPGIGELGKGAGKLLGLTTAIAYGSTIVAGLAAYFVSTNFFPHILEVGKLTSAFQNPEEALTQAYFTIEIPPIMGVMSALMLAFTLGLGSAALKGDSLLKVMVDLRGIVEKVISSVIVPLLPVHIMCVFTNLTYAGQVQLIISVFFKVFIIIITLHMVYIIVQYFIAGQLGRKRFLPLMKNMLPVYMTAIGTQSSAATIPVTLRQVKKNKVSDQIADFVVPLCATIHLSGSTITLVSCAMAVMMLNGMTTSFDIVFPFILMLGITMVAAPGVPGGAVMSAIGLLQLMLGFSPSLTSLMIALYIAQDSFGTACNVTGDGAIAIIVDRIKGGQKIQEPAEQMEPIL, via the coding sequence ATGAAGAAATTAGGACTTTTACCCAAAATCATTCTAGGGATCATATTAGGGGTAATTATTGGCTCCATCTCGCCTGAGTGGATCGTCAAAGGATTTGCAACGTTTAGTGGTATTTTCAGTAATTTCCTTAATTTTATTATTCCGTTGATTATTATCGGATTTATTGCTCCTGGTATTGGGGAGCTTGGAAAGGGTGCTGGAAAACTCTTAGGATTAACCACAGCAATCGCATATGGTTCTACAATTGTAGCAGGATTGGCCGCCTATTTTGTAAGCACCAACTTTTTCCCACATATTTTAGAGGTTGGAAAACTAACTAGTGCTTTTCAAAATCCAGAAGAAGCATTAACCCAGGCTTACTTTACGATTGAAATTCCGCCGATAATGGGCGTAATGAGTGCACTTATGCTTGCTTTTACCTTAGGACTAGGGTCTGCTGCCCTCAAGGGAGATTCCCTACTAAAAGTGATGGTTGATCTTAGAGGAATTGTTGAAAAGGTGATTTCCTCTGTTATCGTACCGTTATTGCCTGTGCATATCATGTGTGTATTTACCAATCTGACATATGCTGGACAAGTACAACTAATTATCTCTGTATTCTTTAAAGTCTTTATAATTATTATTACTTTGCATATGGTGTATATTATCGTGCAGTATTTTATTGCTGGACAACTAGGGCGCAAAAGGTTTTTGCCACTAATGAAGAATATGCTCCCTGTCTACATGACAGCAATCGGTACACAATCTTCCGCGGCTACAATACCTGTTACCTTGCGTCAAGTGAAGAAAAATAAGGTAAGTGACCAGATTGCAGACTTTGTAGTCCCTCTATGTGCAACTATTCACCTATCCGGAAGTACGATTACGCTCGTCAGCTGTGCCATGGCTGTAATGATGTTGAATGGAATGACGACTTCTTTCGATATTGTGTTTCCATTTATTCTAATGCTGGGCATTACCATGGTGGCTGCCCCAGGTGTACCAGGTGGAGCCGTAATGTCAGCAATTGGTTTATTGCAATTAATGCTTGGGTTTAGCCCATCACTGACATCACTAATGATTGCTCTTTATATAGCACAAGATAGTTTTGGAACAGCGTGCAACGTAACAGGGGATGGAGCGATTGCAATTATAGTGGATCGTATTAAAGGCGGGCAAAAAATACAGGAGCCTGCAGAACAGATGGAACCAATCCTATAA